The window AAGGTGACCTTGTTCGTCGTCTCGGTCAGCAGCTTCGCCCGGCTCTTGCCGAACGACATCGCCTTGCCGCCTCCCGCCTGCATCTGGCGCATGAAGAAGATCCACACGCCGATCAGGAGGAGCATCGGCAGCCACGAGACGAGCATGGTCATGTACCACGGGTTGTCGTCGAGCGGCCGCGCCGTGATCTGCACGTTCTTGCCGCGCAGGTTTTTCACGAGGTCGGGATCGTCGGGAGCGTAGGTGTGGAAGGCCTTCTTCTCCTTCCCAGCGTTGTCGACGTACTTGCCGTTGATCTCCTGGCCCTTGATCGTGACCTCTTTCACCTTCCCCTCGTCGACGCTCTTGGTGAACGCCGAGAAGGAGACCTCCTCGAAGTCGACCTTCTTGGAGTTGAAGGTGTTGAAGAGAAAGACCATCGCCAGGGCGATGAGCATCCAGATGGCCAGGTTTCTATAGAATTGGTTCAATCGCACGTTTCTCCTTGATGTCTGGGAATCATTAATCCTCCCGGATTGTAACGGATCATTTTATCACAGGATCGGTTCTTGTCTATTTCGACGCGCGAATCCGCAGGAGGGCGGTCTTCCGGGTCTCCGCGGTCACCGGTGCGTGGGAGGAACGGAGGATTCCTGGGATCCAGAGGACCTTTCCTTCCGCATCGCAAACGACAGGCCGCCCCCATCGCTCTTCCCTCGGCACCTTCCGGTCGATCAGGATCTCCTTCACTTTCTTCCCGGAGCCCCGGCCTGCCGCGCCGGCATCTCTTCCGAACGGCCGGATCCGGTCCCCTGCCCGCATGGGGCGAACCGTAAGCGGCAACGCCAGGCCGGCCGCGTCGAAGACCTCGGTGTTCCCCTTCGTCGCGAGGCGTTTCGCCTGCGCCACGGTGATCCTTCCCCTGGATTCCAGGACCAGCTCGTCCTTCCGGCCTTGACGTTTTTCGCCCGGGAGGAACACCGCCTCTCCATATCGGTTGGCCAGCTCCCATCCTTTCCCGATGTTTACCTTGGCAGAGGGCCCGCCGTTCCTGATGTTCCGATCCATCGACATGAGCAGCCGTTCGTTCGGCGCCACTCCGAGCCGATCGAAGCAAATCCCCTGGAGGATCTTCACCCGCAGGACGGTGGGAAGCACGGAATACTTTTCCCGACGGAAAGAATACACCCATGACGGGTGGGCGAACGTCGACGCAAGGCGCCCTTTTACCCAACGACCCGCTTCGGCCTCGAGGTAGTCGTCGAGTTCGCGGAACCTCTCTCCGAGGGTGAAGATCCGCTTCTTCAGCGTCTTGCCGTACCGCTTCACCAGAAGGGGAAGGAGAACCTTGCGTACCCAGTTGCGCTCGAACCGGGTGTCGGAGTTGGATCGGTCGTTCCGATACGGGATCTTCCGTTTCTTTAGATAACCAAGGATATCTTCCTTCCAAACATCGAGAATCGGGCGAACGATTCCGTCGTCCGTCTCGCGCGGAATCCCTTTCAATCCTCCGATCCCCGCCCCCTCGAAAACGCGCATCAGGATCGTCTCGACCTGGTCGTCCGCCGTGTGGG is drawn from bacterium and contains these coding sequences:
- the tilS gene encoding tRNA lysidine(34) synthetase TilS, which produces MPNRQKKPRKPVIIAAVSGGPDSVYLLRTLSRDQGNRIVIGHVNYGTRGTDSAKDQEMVEKLGKACGYDTEILVHGRGRSAEGAVGVLGVFPAGFERKARDIRYRFLRELSDKVGAKSIALAHTADDQVETILMRVFEGAGIGGLKGIPRETDDGIVRPILDVWKEDILGYLKKRKIPYRNDRSNSDTRFERNWVRKVLLPLLVKRYGKTLKKRIFTLGERFRELDDYLEAEAGRWVKGRLASTFAHPSWVYSFRREKYSVLPTVLRVKILQGICFDRLGVAPNERLLMSMDRNIRNGGPSAKVNIGKGWELANRYGEAVFLPGEKRQGRKDELVLESRGRITVAQAKRLATKGNTEVFDAAGLALPLTVRPMRAGDRIRPFGRDAGAAGRGSGKKVKEILIDRKVPREERWGRPVVCDAEGKVLWIPGILRSSHAPVTAETRKTALLRIRASK